One window from the genome of Candidatus Binatus sp. encodes:
- a CDS encoding DUF1329 domain-containing protein produces MRRQKNSSSWITTIMAALGLFAIGAFSTNGYAQVKPGDFITPENATKVKDLVGPGVYYKVERGMTMKIVPTQRVDWPPPYKDATEKYSAQVRLSQDKRSVVGFVAGQPFPLIDANDPDVAVKIIWNNVFRPITTDDYDLRYYDCDSAYQKKGPQTGQVEYFQIGHYAGYDLVGRTEVEPMPTDPDFKQTGRYWLFGLYPILAPQEIRGTGFIRWRYADPKRGDDIWSLSAGSRRIRRVDEAIVSSSTTAGGTSAHAWDPDHYSGFNPKTEQYFYKFLGEKNMLATIHAEHSPEVRCATDGGASACPEAWEMRHMYVVEAKPDRSRVNALDSRTVIFMDSEMWFEPYIDTYDRSGNLFRSHIYWLATRDRPVPDAKVAIYPFKRSFVVGALSTDVQSGLATMCYLPGMETPEKECWYINMGAVDRSFFTTDAMFRAASF; encoded by the coding sequence ATGCGAAGGCAGAAGAACTCGTCGTCATGGATCACGACGATCATGGCGGCCTTGGGGCTGTTCGCGATTGGCGCGTTCAGCACCAACGGCTACGCCCAGGTAAAACCGGGCGATTTCATCACGCCCGAAAACGCCACCAAGGTTAAGGATCTGGTCGGCCCTGGCGTTTACTACAAGGTCGAGCGCGGGATGACGATGAAGATCGTCCCGACCCAGCGCGTGGATTGGCCGCCTCCTTACAAGGACGCAACCGAAAAGTACTCCGCGCAGGTGCGGCTCTCGCAAGATAAGCGTTCGGTTGTCGGCTTTGTCGCCGGCCAGCCATTCCCGCTGATTGACGCGAACGATCCGGACGTCGCTGTCAAGATCATCTGGAACAATGTGTTCCGGCCGATCACGACCGACGATTACGATCTGCGCTATTATGACTGCGACTCCGCATATCAGAAAAAGGGACCGCAGACCGGGCAGGTCGAGTACTTCCAGATCGGACATTATGCCGGCTACGACCTGGTCGGCCGCACCGAAGTCGAGCCGATGCCGACCGATCCTGACTTCAAGCAGACCGGCCGCTATTGGCTATTCGGCCTTTATCCGATTCTTGCGCCGCAGGAAATCCGCGGCACCGGCTTCATCCGCTGGCGCTACGCCGATCCGAAGCGCGGTGACGATATCTGGAGTCTCAGCGCCGGCTCGCGCCGTATCCGCCGCGTTGACGAAGCGATCGTGAGCTCGTCCACCACCGCGGGCGGCACCTCTGCGCATGCGTGGGATCCGGATCACTATTCGGGTTTCAATCCCAAGACCGAGCAGTACTTCTACAAGTTCCTGGGCGAGAAGAACATGCTCGCGACGATTCACGCCGAGCATTCGCCCGAAGTCCGCTGCGCGACGGACGGTGGCGCCAGCGCCTGTCCCGAGGCTTGGGAAATGCGCCACATGTACGTGGTCGAAGCCAAGCCTGATCGCTCGCGCGTAAACGCGCTTGATTCACGCACGGTAATCTTCATGGATAGCGAGATGTGGTTCGAGCCGTATATCGACACCTACGATCGCTCGGGCAATCTGTTCCGCTCGCACATATACTGGCTCGCGACGCGCGACCGTCCGGTACCCGATGCAAAGGTTGCCATCTATCCGTTCAAGCGTTCGTTCGTCGTCGGCGCGCTTTCGACCGACGTGCAGAGCGGCCTTGCCACGATGTGCTACCTGCCTGGAATGGAGACGCCGGAGAAAGAGTGCTGGTACATCAACATGGGCGCGGTGGATCGATCGTTCTTCACCACCGACGCGATGTTCCGCGCGGCCTCGTTCTAA